The following are encoded together in the Aciduricibacillus chroicocephali genome:
- the thiT gene encoding energy-coupled thiamine transporter ThiT codes for MRKLPLQAMIETAIFASLALVIDIAIPSLKFGPSISISFAMVPVFIVAFRWGVLSGVIAGFLWEMMQIMFGDAWILSPAQAFVEYGLAFASVGLAGLFSGLIKRSAAKGQTRVALIYVVLGCFIGGAARYFWHFVAGVIFFKKAAIDAGKSPIIFSLTANSVAFFFSTLACAVLIVLMLSTSMRLVTSAKAKRLSTVSKSAS; via the coding sequence ATGAGGAAATTGCCGTTGCAGGCGATGATTGAGACGGCTATTTTTGCCAGTCTTGCTTTAGTAATTGATATCGCAATCCCATCTTTGAAATTTGGTCCATCCATTTCGATTTCATTCGCCATGGTGCCTGTTTTCATCGTTGCATTCAGATGGGGAGTACTATCCGGTGTTATCGCAGGTTTCCTATGGGAAATGATGCAAATTATGTTTGGAGATGCGTGGATATTGTCACCGGCTCAAGCCTTCGTTGAATATGGACTTGCTTTTGCTTCAGTCGGACTTGCAGGACTATTCAGCGGACTGATCAAGCGGTCAGCTGCGAAAGGGCAAACTCGAGTTGCGCTTATCTACGTAGTGCTCGGCTGTTTTATAGGTGGAGCAGCACGATACTTCTGGCATTTTGTAGCTGGTGTTATATTCTTCAAAAAAGCTGCCATTGATGCTGGGAAATCACCAATCATTTTCTCACTTACAGCAAATAGTGTCGCTTTCTTCTTCTCAACTCTTGCGTGTGCAGTTCTTATTGTTTTGATGCTTTCGACAAGCATGCGTCTTGTTACATCAGCAAAAGCGAAAAGACTGTCCACAGTTAGCAAGAGTGCTTCATAA